The proteins below are encoded in one region of Leptospira sp. WS4.C2:
- a CDS encoding methyl-accepting chemotaxis protein, with the protein MKLYKRYARAFTLASQVFSLGIVVPIGIALILFYVDLSPTQIKTFIGATIAAALVSLLLPSFIFPKKLKAIKQGLVELESQTEKDPKTYVAVWNLIAKMPVVGAVVGSAQWALALPIVLGPLLYLPETSKSDSFYIVCVLILTALLNIVFSFILLEKASHLVLEDEIFQAELKERISPYYRNLRNTVPVIFSLMVMVLSIFLLIYAFNVNAKSLEKAFSNQLYNFNQSNEAGINVYFESVEINLKEVASLPVVRSALETKNHKLAEPVLAKVLGDSQLLLENAFLASFAEGVPIVASGLPNGASIGYSLASNPDVLENIKAAKEGKIHVGTAVKSPFNGNIVIMVTSPVKSANGTIIGMAGMPFLVGKAMESFLKNVKIGTTGYSFLLDRKSTMVYHPNPKYLMHSFKDSEFEVLAKNAGETESFRNPWEGSTFLLRRKVSEKYGLQFFSTIDLKEIEVESLSSLRGLTVISIVGAALIALAIYLLFTARFKPMKTIGKILQDIEVGDLRHNAKMESSDEFARLARGLNATLKQISEVVGSNQVFSEDLASSAEQMSASLNMLSSNAQTQAASAEEISASIEEISAAVQNVDAQAEDQFRKVDFLKLKMAELSSLIEATGRQVGKASKDVTLISEEAKSGQASLDSMRNSITKISNSSEEIGSVIEIINTISEQINLLALNAAIEAARAGVYGRGFAVVADEIGKLAEKTASSIGDIGELIQANEKEIENGRENIETTISLIQRIIQGVSSFNEMTDSIETSTREQLIINQKVGEEVDKVNQISQAIRLSMEEQKNAIGEVAQAIFSINDLTQGTAAGLEEMTATSNGIANLAETLKRKINFFKIS; encoded by the coding sequence ATGAAATTATACAAACGCTACGCAAGGGCATTCACTCTCGCCTCCCAAGTTTTTTCCTTGGGAATTGTCGTTCCTATCGGAATCGCTTTAATTCTTTTTTATGTCGATTTAAGTCCTACGCAGATCAAAACTTTCATTGGGGCAACCATTGCAGCCGCTCTTGTGAGTTTGCTCCTTCCTTCGTTTATTTTTCCTAAAAAATTAAAAGCGATCAAACAGGGACTTGTAGAGCTCGAGTCTCAGACAGAGAAAGATCCAAAAACCTATGTTGCTGTTTGGAACCTCATTGCCAAGATGCCTGTGGTTGGTGCAGTTGTGGGAAGTGCCCAGTGGGCATTGGCTCTTCCCATTGTCCTTGGTCCTCTTTTATACCTACCTGAAACCAGTAAATCTGATTCATTCTATATCGTTTGTGTTTTGATCCTTACGGCACTTCTCAATATTGTTTTTTCTTTTATCCTATTGGAAAAAGCGTCTCATTTGGTTTTGGAAGATGAGATCTTCCAAGCAGAACTAAAAGAAAGGATTTCTCCGTATTATAGAAACTTAAGAAATACAGTTCCTGTTATTTTTTCACTTATGGTTATGGTTCTTTCCATTTTCCTTTTGATTTATGCATTTAATGTCAATGCAAAGTCTCTAGAAAAAGCCTTTTCGAACCAATTGTACAACTTCAACCAAAGTAATGAAGCGGGGATCAATGTTTACTTTGAGTCCGTCGAAATCAATTTGAAAGAAGTCGCATCCTTACCTGTAGTTAGGTCTGCTCTTGAAACCAAAAATCACAAACTAGCAGAACCTGTACTTGCGAAAGTACTCGGTGACTCCCAACTTCTTTTAGAAAATGCATTCCTTGCCTCCTTTGCAGAGGGAGTTCCCATTGTTGCTTCAGGACTTCCCAATGGAGCCAGCATTGGTTATTCCTTAGCTTCCAATCCGGATGTATTGGAAAACATCAAAGCAGCCAAAGAGGGCAAAATCCATGTCGGTACTGCTGTAAAGTCGCCATTTAACGGTAATATTGTGATTATGGTGACAAGTCCTGTCAAGAGTGCTAATGGAACTATCATCGGTATGGCGGGAATGCCATTTCTTGTGGGAAAAGCAATGGAGTCCTTCCTTAAAAATGTAAAAATCGGGACGACTGGATATTCTTTCTTACTCGATAGAAAATCAACTATGGTTTATCACCCCAATCCAAAATATTTAATGCACAGTTTTAAAGATTCCGAATTCGAAGTTTTGGCAAAAAATGCTGGGGAAACAGAGTCTTTTCGTAACCCTTGGGAAGGATCTACCTTCTTACTAAGAAGAAAGGTAAGTGAAAAGTATGGTCTTCAATTTTTCTCTACCATCGATTTAAAAGAAATCGAGGTGGAAAGTTTATCTTCACTCCGGGGCCTAACAGTGATTAGTATCGTTGGGGCAGCACTCATCGCACTTGCTATTTATTTATTGTTTACTGCTAGATTTAAACCAATGAAAACCATTGGAAAAATTTTACAAGACATTGAAGTTGGGGATCTTCGCCACAATGCAAAAATGGAATCCTCTGATGAGTTTGCAAGACTTGCTCGTGGTTTAAATGCTACTTTAAAACAAATTTCCGAAGTGGTTGGTTCCAATCAGGTATTTTCGGAAGATTTGGCATCATCCGCAGAACAAATGTCAGCTTCATTAAATATGCTTTCTTCCAATGCCCAAACACAAGCTGCTTCTGCAGAAGAAATTTCTGCTTCAATTGAAGAGATTTCAGCAGCAGTACAAAACGTAGATGCACAGGCAGAAGACCAGTTCCGCAAAGTGGATTTTTTGAAATTAAAAATGGCAGAACTTTCGAGTTTGATCGAAGCGACCGGAAGGCAAGTAGGCAAGGCATCTAAGGATGTAACTCTGATTTCCGAAGAAGCAAAATCTGGCCAGGCTTCTCTAGATTCGATGAGAAATTCCATTACCAAAATTAGTAATAGTTCTGAAGAAATTGGTAGTGTGATTGAAATCATCAATACGATCTCGGAACAAATCAACTTACTCGCGTTAAATGCTGCGATTGAAGCCGCTCGTGCTGGTGTGTATGGAAGAGGATTTGCAGTGGTTGCGGATGAAATTGGGAAGTTGGCAGAAAAAACGGCAAGTTCAATCGGTGACATTGGAGAGCTCATCCAAGCCAATGAAAAGGAAATTGAAAATGGTCGTGAAAATATTGAAACCACCATCTCTCTTATCCAAAGGATCATCCAGGGAGTGAGTTCCTTCAATGAAATGACAGATTCCATTGAAACGAGTACCAGAGAACAACTCATCATCAACCAAAAGGTGGGGGAAGAAGTGGACAAGGTGAACCAAATCAGTCAGGCCATCCGACTCTCTATGGAAGAGCAAAAAAATGCGATCGGGGAAGTGGCCCAGGCCATCTTCAGCATCAACGATTTGACCCAAGGCACAGCGGCGGGGCTCGAAGAGATGACAGCTACCTCCAATGGGATCGCAAATTTAGCGGAAACCCTCAAAAGGAAGATCAATTTCTTTAAAATCTCCTAA